A genomic region of Parus major isolate Abel chromosome 14, Parus_major1.1, whole genome shotgun sequence contains the following coding sequences:
- the NPTX2 gene encoding neuronal pentraxin-2: protein MLLVAVGFLLAVAAGGRGSPAGEQESPPGSRFVCTSLPLDAAGAGCPLPPVPMQGGALPPEEELKAMVLQLRETVLQQKETIGSQREAIRELTGKLSRCEGADGKSTGAWKNDVGKGKDTMGDLPRDPAQVIDQLSRTMQTLKDRLESLEHQLRANVSYAALPSDLREMLQRRLGDLERQLLSKVAELEDEKSLLHNETSAHRQKTETALNALLERVSELEKGNSAFKSPDEFKVSLPLRTNYLYGKIKKTLPELYAFTVCLWLRSSASPGIGTPFSYAVPGQANEIVLIEWGNNPIELLINDKVAQLPLFISDGKWHHICITWTTRDGMWEAFQDGEKLGTGENLAPWHPIKPGGVLILGQEQDTVGGRFDATQAFVGEMSQFNIWDRVLKAEDIMNIANCSINMPGNIIPWVDNNVDVFGGATKWPVETCEERLLDL from the exons ATGCTGCTCGTGGCCGTCGGGTTCCTGCTCGCCGTAGCTGCGGGCGGGCGGGGGTCGCCGGCCGGGGAGCAGGAGAGCCCGCCGGGCAGCCGCTTCGTGTGCACCTCGCTGCCGCTGGACGCCGCCGGCGCGGGCTGCCCGCTGCCCCCCGTGCCCATGCAGGGCGGCGCGCTGCCCCCCGAGGAGGAGCTCAAAGCCATGGTGCTGCAGCTGCGGGAGACCgtcctgcagcagaaggaaaccATCGGGAGCCAGCGGGAGGCCATCCGGGAGCTCACCGGGAAGCTGAGCCGCTGCGAGGGCGCCGACGGCAAGTCCACGGGGGCGTGGAAGAACGACGTGGGCAAGGGCAAGGACACGATGGGCGACCTGCCGCGGGACCCGGCGCAGGTCATCGACCAGCTGAGCCGCACCATGCAGACCCTGAAGGACCGGCTGGAGAGCCTCGAG CACCAGCTCCGAGCCAACGTGTCCTACGCAGCCCTGCCCAGTGACCTGCGGGAGATGCTTCAGCGGCGGCTCGGTGACCTGGAGCGCCAGCTCCTGAGCAAAGTGGCCGAGCTGGAGGATGAGAAGTCTCTGCTTCACAACGAGACCTCAGCACACCGGCAGAAGACAGAGACAGCCTTGAATGCATTGCTAGAAAGAGTGTCTGAGTTAGAGAAAG GTAACAGTGCATTTAAGTCTCCTGATGAATTCAAAGTCTCCCTTCCTCTTCGCACAAACTACCTGTATGGGAAGATCAAGAAGACTCTGCCAGAGCTCTATGCTTTCACTGTGTGCTTGTGGCTGAGGTCAAGTGCTTCTCCTGGAATTGGCACTCCGTTCTCATATGCTGTTCCTGGGCAAGCCAATGAAATTGTCCTCATAGAATGGGGGAATAATCCAATTGAGCTGCTAATTAACGATAAG GTTGCTCAGCTCCCTCTCTTCATCAGTGATGGAAAATGGCATCATATCTGTATAACATGGACAACCAGAGATGGAATGTGGGAAGCTTTTCAGGATGGAGAGAAGCTTGGCACTGGGGAGAATCTTGCTCCTTGGCATCCAATTAAACCTGGAGGTGTCTTGATCCTGGGTCAGGAACAG GACACAGTAGGAGGAAGATTTGATGCAACTCAAGCCTTCGTTGGGGAGATGAGCCAGTTCAATATATGGGACAGGGTCTTAAAAGCTGAAGACATCATGAATATTGCCAACTGCTCTATCAACATGCCTGGCAACATCATCCCCTGGGTCGATAACAATGTGGATGTGTTTGGAGGTGCTACTAAATGGCCTGTGGAGACATGTGAGGAGCGTCTGCTTGACTTGTAG